In one Geoglobus acetivorans genomic region, the following are encoded:
- a CDS encoding HEPN domain-containing protein, whose amino-acid sequence MDKKAEEKLRAAEYLLNGGYYSDAISRAYYAMYFAAKALLALKKIYPKTHRGLIAKFGLEYVNMSIIDSYYAKALAYGEEKAGEWR is encoded by the coding sequence ATTGATAAAAAAGCCGAGGAGAAACTCAGAGCAGCAGAATATCTCCTGAACGGGGGTTACTACTCAGATGCGATAAGCAGGGCGTATTATGCAATGTACTTCGCTGCGAAGGCTCTGCTCGCATTAAAAAAGATCTACCCAAAAACTCACAGAGGTCTGATCGCCAAATTTGGCCTCGAATACGTTAATATGAGTATTATTGATTCATACTACGCAAAGGCACTGGCATACGGTGAAGAAAAAGCGGGGGAGTGGCGGTAG